GCGGCTGGCTGTTCTGGATACGCCCGGTCAGGCCGAGCCAGTCGTCCTGGCTCGGCACCAGGCTGAAGCCGGTGAACGGGTCGAACAGCGCTTGCACCCGTTGCTGGATGAAGGCGTCGGGTTGCTCAATCAGTTGCTCGCGGTCCTTGGCCGAGAGCATCGACAAGCGCCCGCGCAGCAGTTGCTCGCGCAGTGCTGGCAGGTCGGCTTGCAGGTTCCACTGCACTTTTTCAAACAAGCCGCTGGCCTGCCAACGCTCGCCCAATTGCTGAGCTACGGCCAGTGCTTGCTCGCGGTCGGCATGCCCCACCAGCACCAGCATTTCGCGGTTGAGCGGCTCCTGCATGCGCTGTTCGGCTTGCTGCTCAAGGGCGTCCGGCGTGCTGCCGGGCACCAGTTCCATCAGGTTGGCCGACAACGGCGCGCCATGGCGCCACTGCCAGCCGGCCAGGGCCAGCACGGCCACCAGCAGGATCAGGAACAGGCGCGGCAATAGGCGCTCACTGGGCAAAGTCGTGTTGCTCCGCATCGCTCAAGGGCTGGTCGGCCGTGCTGTCCTGCATACGCAATACCGTGCTGTCGCCCTGGGTTTCCAGCAGCTCGATGGTTTGCACCAGTTCGCCGCCGTCGATATTGATCCGGGTGAACACTTGCTTGAGCAGCAATGAGCGCGGGGTCAGCGTGAGCTTCCAGTTGTGGGGCTGGCCTTGCAGTTGCAGTTCGAAGTCACGCTGCAAGCCGCTGCTGTCGCCCTGGAGTACGGCGAGAAACAGGCGATTCTGTTCGGCCCCGGCGCTCTTGTTCGGCAGCGGTTGCCAGCCGTTGGCGTCACGCCGGGCGATGCCTTGGCCTGTGATGCGGTAGTCCTGTTGCAGCGGGGTCTTGAGCAGCCATAACAGGCCGTGGTCCTTGGCGAGCACGAAGGTGCCTTTGCTGACCAGCGGCTGGGGCAGGGCGCGCAGGTGTTTTTCCTGGGTGAAGCTGCCGTGGATGACGGCGGGTTTTGCAAGCTGATCGCTCAACTGCTGCAAGTCGAAAGCCTGGGCCAAGCCTGGAACGCCTAACAGCAGGATAAGCACAATCCCTGTGGGAGCGGGCTTGCCCGCGAAGAACCTGAGGACGCTGCGTAGTGTCAGGCGTCGTGCGTTATCGTTAACGACCATCGCGGGCAAGCCCGCTCCCACAGGGGTCAGCATTTCAGGGCCCTTTCTACGGCATCGGTGAATATCGTGGGCGAGGCAAGTTGCATCTCGCGGTTGGCGATTTGCACCGCCACCTGCACGGTGCTGGCGCGGGTCAAACGCTCGCCGCTCGCCAGGTCAGTGATCAGGTAGTTGACCTTCAAACGGTTCTCCCACTCCACCAGGCTGGCACGCACATTGAGCGTCTGACCGAAGGTCGCGCCACGTACATAGCGTAGCTG
This genomic stretch from Pseudomonas synxantha BG33R harbors:
- a CDS encoding outer membrane lipoprotein carrier protein LolA, producing the protein MVVNDNARRLTLRSVLRFFAGKPAPTGIVLILLLGVPGLAQAFDLQQLSDQLAKPAVIHGSFTQEKHLRALPQPLVSKGTFVLAKDHGLLWLLKTPLQQDYRITGQGIARRDANGWQPLPNKSAGAEQNRLFLAVLQGDSSGLQRDFELQLQGQPHNWKLTLTPRSLLLKQVFTRINIDGGELVQTIELLETQGDSTVLRMQDSTADQPLSDAEQHDFAQ
- a CDS encoding acyl-CoA thioesterase, producing MRSPGVLHCDTQILVPFFDIDTMNVVWHGHYVKYLEVARCALLDKLGHNYTAMLESGYAWPVIDMQLRYVRGATFGQTLNVRASLVEWENRLKVNYLITDLASGERLTRASTVQVAVQIANREMQLASPTIFTDAVERALKC